One Halictus rubicundus isolate RS-2024b chromosome 10, iyHalRubi1_principal, whole genome shotgun sequence genomic window carries:
- the Mura gene encoding ring finger protein murashka isoform X2 — protein sequence MTATRECYPIRDCPGVGTSSGPNGKEVSYHGNVGGSSVGYKPPPQHSPQSRGPPAHFAQESVGPPANSPPLHINICGQENTMRDPLLNMSPGLGASGVDMEYRRSSQATNQLPLSPVQIQPSPPYYRQPSQDDGRKSESPSRKRRRISRNGAVSEIEVRETTPPSPTPPLHTTLPSIPSLPSLPTPPPPWEYSSAPQRRSPRNHMSTRGSPTIRNRYQRYTDSFGLSHPLLPSHNPHLTIHNSHHGIHGSHHNIHNSPHNLHNSHYNMHNAHQTHPHHPAGTGHHPAQGADGPVVVDVGQVGVTGLGVAVSGEPLWHPQATGYRIPCQLHGIYTPNGAHAFAHSCQVTHHPGHYSTPHPNHPAHSLVGTIVGAPSRGYPTPAGGPVAALHHVHAPPPPPHYAAHHQLSQQREVELELIESHHPHRVGAAAGAPLPLPHSYSPPALTQVTTPPPIFVSETRNSQLEMIQTRPRHLADRNIFALRRLRSHRWRSAPPGSVPIPGFLLHLLAMLRNPPPLSPYSQAELSSLSVSDSATENYEALLSLAERLGEAKPRGMTRAEVEQLPSYKFNAETHQGDQTNCVVCMCDFEASQSLRVLPCSHEFHSKCIDKWLRSNRTCPICRGDAGEYFGNSGTGSD from the exons GGACTGTCCCGGGGTTGGTACGTCTTCCGGACCGAACGGTAAGGAAGTCTCGTATCACGGGAACGTAGGCGGATCCAGCGTGGGGTACAAACCGCCCCCTCAGCACAGTCCTCAATCAAGAGGTCCTCCGGCCCACTTCGCACAGGAGTCCGTGGGCCCGCCAGCAAACTCTCCTCCCCTGCATATTAACATCTGCGGCCAA GAGAACACGATGCGTGATCCATTATTGAACATGAGTCCGGGACTTGGAGCCAGCGGCGTCGATATGGAGTACCGTAGGAGTTCTcaag CCACCAATCAGCTACCTTTGAGTCCTGTACAAATCCAGCCGTCGCCGCCATATTACAGACAGCCTAGTCAAGACGACGGCAGAAAG AGCGAGTCTCCATCCAGAAAACGTCGTCGGATATCTCGCAACGGTGCCGTGTCCGAGATAGAGGTCCGTGAAACAACGCCTCCGTCGCCTACACCCCCGCTGCATACGACCCTGCCATCCATACCCTCTTTACCGTCCCTGCCGACTCCTCCGCCGCCATGGGAATACTCATCGGCGCCTCAGCGACGATCGCCCCGCAATCACATGTCGACCCGCGGCAGCCCAACCATCAGGAATCGTTATCAGCGATACACTGACTCTTTCGGTCTCTCCCATCCGTTGCTGCCCAGTCACAATCCTCATCTGACCATTCACAACTCGCACCACGGGATCCACGGCTCCCATCACAACATTCACAACTCGCCACACAATCTGCACAACTCCCACTATAATATGCATAATGCGCATCAGACGCATCCCCATCACCCGGCCGGGACGGGACACCATCCTGCGCAAGGGGCGGACGGCCCTGTGGTCGTCGACGTCGGCCAGGTCGGCGTAACCGGCTTGGGGGTTGCCGTGAGCGGGGAACCCCTCTGGCATCCTCAAGCGACAGGTTACAGAATTCCTTGCCAGCTGCACGGCATATACACGCCGAACGGGGCGCACGCGTTTGCGCACTCGTGTCAG GTCACCCATCACCCCGGCCATTACTCTACGCCTCATCCGAACCACCCAGCCCATAGTCTGGTCGGTACGATAGTCGGCGCACCATCCAGAGGATATCCAACGCCGGCTGGAGGTCCTGTCGCAGCCCTCCATCATGTTCACGCGCCTCCGCCACCGCCTCACTATGCTGCGCACCACCAGCTCTCACAACAG CGGGAAGTTGAATTAGAGTTAATAGAATCCCATCACCCTCACCGAGTCGGAGCCGCCGCGGGTGCTCCGTTACCATTACCGCATTCGTATTCACCGCCGGCTCTCACTCAAGTCACGACACCTCCACCCATATTCGTGTCGGAAACCAGGAACAGTCAATTGGAAATGATTCAGACGAGACCTCGTCATTTGGCCGATCGCAACATATTCGCGCTGAGACGATTGAGGTCGCACAGATGGAGAAGCGCACCACCTGGATCGGTGCCCATCCCAGGATTCTTGCTGCACCTCTT GGCGATGTTGAGAAACCCGCCACCGTTATCACCGTACAGCCAGGCGGAGCTGTCCTCGCTGTCCGTCTCGGATTCAGCGACCGAGAATTACGAGGCTCTGCTGTCCTTAGCGGAGAGGCTAGGGGAGGCGAAACCCAGGGGTATGACTCGGGCCGAAGTCGAGCAACTGCCCTCCTACAAGTTCAACGCGGAGACGCACCAGGGCGACCAGACCAACTGTGTGGTCTGCATGTGCGACTTCGAAGCCTCGCAGTCCCTTCGCGTTCTGCCCTGCTCTCACGAGTTCCACTCCAAGTGCATCGACAAGTGGCTCAGA TCGAACCGAACCTGTCCAATATGTCGTGGAGACGCCGGCGAGTATTTCGGCAATAGTGGGACCGGTAGCGACTGA